A region of Rosa chinensis cultivar Old Blush unplaced genomic scaffold, RchiOBHm-V2 RchiOBHmChr0c39, whole genome shotgun sequence DNA encodes the following proteins:
- the LOC112181411 gene encoding receptor-like protein 7: MEISRLRRLVVLDLSSDYEYLKLGSPNLHRLVHNFTELRELYLDAVQISEQGNEWCRAISSSLPNLRVLSMSACDLSGPFHESLAKLQSLSVIRLKWNYISAPVPGFFADFSNLTVLDLFGCSLHGTFPKDIFQLPSLLRIDLSTNGQLKGSLPQFPNNGSLQYLDLSGTKFSGLLPNSIGNLKMLSTISIQDCNFNGPVPKSMTNLTQLVYLRMANNKLEGSVPSFSMAKNAINIDISYNGLTGTIDSTHWRNLTKLSRLSLSSNKLDGDVPASLFSLPLLCDLDLSSNQFSGPVPEILNVSSYLLNGPDLELDLSSNNLEGPLPMSIFSLRGLKTLNLSSNNLSGSFPLDDLHQLRNQSNLQTLDLSDTQINGKVPNWIWSFSNLRYLDLSCNSLDSLEFHSINLTNLYYLDLHSNRFHGQIPIFEPPCNVHYLDFSKNYYSSIIPSTIGDVFLNVEFLLLSSNNLNGIIPESLCNPQSLKILDLSNNSLSGTVPRCLSMLVVLNVRRNNLTYVDEFSENCGLETLDISGNQIQGQFLKSLVNCTQLEILNLGNNLITEQFPCFLRKTSTLRVLILRSNKFYGRIACQKTNGTWPVLQIIDLAHNNFSGEVPAGTTLTTWQAMRTRR; this comes from the coding sequence ATGGAGATTTCTCGCTTAAGGAGGTTGGTAGTTCTTGATCTTTCCAGTGATTATGAGTACTTAAAACTTGGAAGTCCAAATTTACACAGGTTGGTTCACAACTTCACAGAGCTTAGAGAGTTATATCTTGATGCTGTCCAAATATCAGAACAGGGGAATGAGTGGTGCCGAGCCATATCGTCTTCCCTTCCCAACCTCAGGGTCTTGAGCATGTCCGCTTGTGATCTTTCAGGCCCTTTTCACGAGTCCCTTGCTAAGCTTCAGTCTCTATCTGTAATTAGGTTGAAATGGAACTATATCTCTGCGCCAGTTCCAGGATTCTTTGCCGACTTTTCAAATTTAACTGTCTTGGATCTCTTTGGTTGCTCGTTGCATGGAACATTTCCCAAAGATATCTTTCAATTACCTTCTCTACTACGTATTGACCTTTCAACTAATGGCCAACTTAAGGGCTCCTTGCCACAATTCCCAAACAATGGATCTCTTCAGTACTTGGACCTGAGCGGGACAAAATTTTCAGGGTTATTACCAAATTCTATCGGCAACCTCAAAATGTTGTCCACCATCTCTATTCAAGATTGCAATTTCAACGGACCGGTCCCCAAGTCAATGACAAACCTTACACAATTGGTTTATTTGAGAATGGCTAACAACAAGTTGGAAGGTTCGGTTCCGTCATTCAGTATGGCCAAGAATGCTATCAACATAGACATTTCCTACAATGGTTTAACAGGTACTATAGATTCCACCCACTGGAGAAACCTTACTAAGCTATCTCGTCTCAGTTTGAGCTCTAATAAGCTCGATGGGGATGTCCCAGCATCTTTGTTTTCTCTTCCCCTATTGTGTGATCTAGATCTTTCTAGCAATCAATTTTCTGGTCCAGTCCCTGAAATTTTAAATGTGTCTTCCTACTTGCTGAATGGTCCTGATCTTGAACTTGATTTGAGTAGCAACAATCTCGAAGGGCCACTGCCTATGTCTATCTTTAGCTTGCGAGGTCTTAAGACTctaaatctttcttcaaataaTTTAAGTGGCTCGTTTCCTCTTGATGATCTACACCAGCTGAGAAATCAATCTAACTTGCAAACATTGGACCTTTCAGATACCCAGATAAATGGCAAGGTACCCAACTGGATTTGGAGTTTTAGTAATCTTAGGTACCTAGATCTTTCTTGCAACTCCCTAGATTCTCTAGAATTTCATTCAATCAATCTCACTAATCTATATTACCTTGACCTTCATTCCAATCGGTTTCATGGCCAAATCCCAATTTTTGAACCACCTTGCAATGTCCATTATCTAGATTTCTCAAAGAATTATTACAGCTCTATCATACCGAGTACCATTGGAGATGTGTTTCTTAACGTTGAATTCTTGTTGCTTTCGAGCAATAACCTCAATGGGATCATTCCAGAATCATTATGCAATCCACAAAGTCTTAAGATTCTTGATCTGTCCAATAATTCTTTGAGTGGCACGGTTCCCCGGTGCTTGAGCATGCTTGTAGTACTCAATGTAAGGAGAAACAATCTTACATATGTTGATGAATTCTCTGAAAATTGCGGTTTAGAAACGCTAGACATCAGCGGAAATCAGATTCAAGGCCAGTTTTTAAAATCTCTTGTCAACTGCACCCAGTTAGAGATTTTAAACCTTGGAAACAATCTGATAACAGAACAATTTCCATGCTTTTTGAGGAAGACATCCACCTTGAGAGTCCTTATCTTGCGATCCAATAAATTTTATGGGCGCATTGCATGTCAGAAAACTAATGGCACTTGGCCTGTACTTCAGATCATAGATCTAGCTCACAACAATTTTAGTGGTGAAGTACCAGCTGGAACAACTTTGACAACTTGGCAAGCCATGAGGACTAGAAGATAA
- the LOC112181413 gene encoding LOW QUALITY PROTEIN: receptor-like protein 12 (The sequence of the model RefSeq protein was modified relative to this genomic sequence to represent the inferred CDS: deleted 1 base in 1 codon) produces MGVANSHEISRLTRLAVVDFSKNGAFHIKLGSPNLHTFVQNLTELRELYLDWVQISEQGREWCRAISDSLPNLRVLSMSACDLSGPVLQSLAKLRSLSVIRLDGNHISAPVPGFFANFSNLTVLSLGDCGILKERISSALGSRLDKFFRVIAKFYWQSQDAVHHRYDYCNFTGPIPKSMTNLTQLVSLSMPDNKLEGSIPSFSGAKNVHTIELSNNRLTGTINSTHWRNLTKLSSLCLNSNKLDGNIPASLFSLPRIDLSNNQFSGPFLKFLMLVSLKLITFPNFLRNQSNLRILDLSDNQINGKFRNAGHQWKSNSRPVLRSLVNCTQLKVLNLGNNLITEPFPCFLSNTSTLRVLVLRSNKFYGRIGCRKTNGTWPVLQIIDLAHNNFSGEVPGTALTTWFRDGAGQYLTIFTSIDFSCNKFNGSIPEEIGELKSLYALNLSNNAFTGAVPSSLSNLVSELESLDLSKNKLSGQIPLELTKLTFLEFLNLSYNQLVGRIPSGAQFSTFDAASFEGNKGLWGLL; encoded by the exons ATGGGCGT GGCAAATTCCCATGAAATTTCACGATTGACGAGGTTGGCAGTTGTTGATTTTTCTAAGAATGGAGCATTCCACATAAAACTTGGAAGTCCAAATTTACACACGTTTGTTCAAAACCTCACAGAGCTTAGAGAGTTGTATCTTGATTGGGTCCAAATATCAGAACAGGGGAGGGAGTGGTGCCGAGCCATATCAGATTCCCTTCCTAACCTCAGGGTCTTGAGCATGTCCGCGTGTGATCTCTCAGGCCCTGTTCTCCAGTCCCTTGCTAAGCTTCGGTCTCTATCCGTGATTAGGTTGGACGGGAACCATATCTCTGCGCCAGTTCCAGGATTCTTTGCCAACTTTTCAAACTTGACTGTCTTGAGTCTCGGAGACTGCGG AATTCTCAAGGAACGGATCTCTTCAGCACTTGGATCTAGGCTGGACAAATTTTTCAGGGTTATTGCCAAATTCTATTGGCAATCTCAAGATGCTGTCCACCATAGATATGATTATTGCAATTTCACCGGACCGATCCCCAAGTCAATGACAAACCTTACACAATTGGTTTCTTTGTCGATGCCTGATAACAAGTTGGAAGGTTCAATTCCGTCATTCAGTGGGGCCAAGAATGTTCACACCATAGAACTTTCCAACAATCGTCTAACAGGTACTATTAATTCCACCCACTGGAGAAACCTTACTAAGCTATCCTCTCTCTGTTTGAATTCCAATAAGCTCGATGGAAATATCCCAGCATCTCTGTTTTCTCTTCCCAGAATTGATCTTTCCAACAATCAATTCTCTGGTCCATTCCTGAAATTTCTAAT GTTGGTGTCATTGAAATTGATAACATTTCCTAATTTCTTGAGAAATCAATCTAACTTGAGAATATTGGACCTTTCGGATAACCAGATAAATGGCAAG TTTAGAAATGCTGGACATCAGTGGAAATCAAATTCAAGGCCAGTTTTAAGATCTCTTGTCAACTGCACCCAGTTAAAGGTTTTAAATCTTGGAAACAATCTTATAACAGAACCATTTCCATGCTTTTTGAGTAACACATCCACCTTGCGTGTCCTTGTCTTGCGATCCAATAAATTCTATGGGCGCATTGGATGTCGCAAGACTAATGGCACTTGGCCAGTACTTCAAATCATAGACTTAGCTCACAACAATTTTAGTGGTGAAGTACCTGGAACAGCTTTGACAACTTG GTTTAGAGATGGAGCTGGACAATATTTAACAATCTTCACCTCCATTGACTTCTCATGCAACAAGTTCAACGGATCAATACCGGAGGAAATTGGAGAACTCAAATCATTATATGCCCTCAACTTGTCCAACAATGCTTTCACAGGTGCAGTTCCATCATCATTAAGTAACTTG GTGAGTGAGCTAGAGTCTTTGGACCTCTCGAAAAACAAACTGAGCGGTCAAATCCCACTGGAGCTTACAAAACTCACTTTCCTTGAATTCTTGAATCTCTCATATAATCAATTGGTCGGGAGGATACCAAGCGGTGCTCAATTTTCAACATTTGATGCAGCTTCCTTCGAAGGTAACAAAGGATTGTGGGGCCTCCTTTAA